In Setaria italica strain Yugu1 chromosome I, Setaria_italica_v2.0, whole genome shotgun sequence, the genomic window ATCCACCTCTTCGGTCTCCTTCCCAAGCTCCTGCAGGAGACGCGCAGATTATTGTCAGTTCGTGCAGAGAAATTTTACAATCCGACACGAATTGGTGGCAGTGTTACAGCGGGACGAACAAAGACCTGGACATTGTCGATGAGCGTCTGCAGGTTCTTCACCTTGCGGTGCGGCCACCGCGGGATGCCGAGCTCCCTGCACCGCTTCTTCATGCCGGTGACCCCCACGTtgagctcccgcgccgcctgctcgaTCGGCATGGAGAAATGCTGCGACACGAGCTCGAACGTCAATGCCTTCGCCTCTGATCCACCGCCGGCCGGACGCCCCTGCACTTGTGTGGCTTGCTCCACACTGTCGCAGTCAAGCTTGCGTGATTTCTCCCTCGCAGTATCCAAACTACTCATTGTGACAGTACGCCAGGACCTCTTGAAGTAGTAGTAGTGGGCTGTTTCTTCTTCTCTTACTTCCTGGATGCCTTGTATTTgatgacggagggagtaatcgGGAAAGACAACTCCGCATGCATTTGTGGCAGCATAATTTATCCCACCTGTTTATTTCTCTCATTTGATATTTCTTGAATTTCTCATCTATCCAATAATTCTCTTACATACCATTGATTCATCTTAACGTTAATGTCAAGATGAATGGTCCTGATATTTTGAGTCAAGATGAATGGTCCAGATTTTGCAGTGGAATGAGCAACAAAATGATGAAGATCCGTTTGCAAAAGTGAAAATTTTCCTCTGTTCATCCTTCGCTAGATGTCTGTACATCACGATCCAGCAGATTTAGATCAACCCCTGAGGGATGAAGGAGAGAAGAGGTTGTGCAAGTCAATGAAGATTCTATCTGTTGTTCCATCCTGTTTATATAAATTTTTAGCAATGTTCAGAACCTGGATTTGTGAAATCCAGGATTAAGTCAAacttttataaaaaataaatttaggaaCTGGAGAGGTGCGATGGTGAATGAATGCATCATATGTAGAAGTCCCATGTTTCATTGCTGTATGTCTATGTACTTAGTTTTTGACAATGAGGCAAACAAAATGAAGCTGTTGAATTGCTTGTAGCAGAAAATAAGTTTGGTAACGAAATTCTTTATAGAACTATTTTGAACTTCAAAATGGGAGGTTGGAAAGAGAATGGCAGTGTGCTGCGCGTCTCCCAAATGCAGAGATAAGGCCGCTAGTATAAGGCATGAAccactctccagtctccacagATGGTCACAACCATTAGAATGGACAGTCAAAAGAAATGCTACTCAGGCGCTACTAAACAGAACAAATCAAATAATTACCAGTAACAACAAAACGCCTATTGAGGAGCGCAGCTACTCGCCAATGGAGTACTACTTAGCTACGAACCCAGGCTCTGCACAAGTAAATATGAACACATCGATTGGCTAACTACGAAGATGGCAGAGCaaaggaaatgaaatgaaatgaaaccGTTAAATTGCTTCTAACAGAAAATAAGCTTGGTAACGAAATTCTTTATAGACAAATCCGGAGCTTCAAAATGGGAGGTTAGCAAGGGCCAAAGGAGCCAAGGACAGTTACATACAGTAAAATGGCTCTTGCCCTGCTGTTCAGGTTAACTTACTGCTAATGACAAGCCTAGCCACTAGCCAGTAGCCACTACTACTAATTATGGGCTAACACCACTACTAATTAAGCTTCGACACGGCTGACGCTTGTCCATCAGACAAAATTCCTATGATCAAACCTGCAGCTGAACAAAATCCAGAGACCAGAATCTGCAAGCAGAGTCATCTTTCACCAGGTGCCATGCCCCATGATGAGCTGCTGCCTTCTCTTGAACTTCTCCTTGAAGCACATCTGCCTGAGCTCCTTCGTCCTCTCATCCAGCATCACCTCGGGCCTCTCCTCGATCAGCTTCTTCTCCTGCTGCAGGCTTTCCACCTTGCTCTTCGTCAGATTCCCGTCCTCTTGCTCAGTCAGCTTCCCGAGCTCCTGCAGGACACGCACTCCATGTTCGTCAGTTCTTCCAGAGAAATCTTATTCTAGTAGAAAATCGAAACGAATTTCACGACAATGCTCGAACGAGAGAAGCAGAGACCTAGATGTTGTCGATGAGCGTCTGCAGGCTCTTCACCTTGCGGTGCGGCCACCGCGGGATGCCGAGCTCCCTGCACCGCTTCTTCAGCACCGTGACCCCGACGTTgagctcctgcgccgcctgctTGATCGGCATGCAGAAGTGCCGTGACACCAGCTCGAACGTCAGTGCCTTCTTCCCTAGTACACTTCTCCGATGTCCTTGCATCTCCGCGCACTTCTGCACGCTGCCACTGCCAGGCTCCAGCTTGATGAGTGCCTTCTCGCAGTCGCCTTCCTTGCTCTTGCGGCGTgcgtcgtcctcctccacctGAGCCCACAAACTCGCGAAGTCGACCTCAGAGAGGCAGCCAAGCTCGTCTACATTTGAAAGTAATTAAGAATACGAATTCTAGAAATTTTTGTACCAGTGAAAGATTGTTTCATGCATCCTTTGTACAAAGGTTCATGGTACCTTGAGAGGAGCTTCTTTGTGAACAAGAAATGGCACGAAAATGCTGATATGAGAACCATGTTTTCTCTCCGAGCTGGTAGTCAGCGCTAGAGTGTGAAAGAAATAGTAGTAGCTTCGATCAAAATTTCTAGCATACTCGCAAGTCACGTGAGAACCGATAGCACCATCAGAAGTGCTTACCTAAGATCCTGGAACTGAAAGTAGCTCTCGTCCTCGTGGAGCTTAAACCCCTGGTAGTGGTAGTTGTTCCCTTCCTCATAGAATTGGAGCTCTTCCATAATGGTTGTAACTAGAGTAGTCTGGTAGTGGAATATAGTAAATGGTCGTAACTAGAGTAGTTTGGGTAGTGGAACGTAGTAAAATCGTAGTGATAGTGGAACATAGCATGAGAACACTGT contains:
- the LOC101765196 gene encoding protein RKD1, with the translated sequence MSSLDTAREKSRKLDCDSVEQATQVQGRPAGGGSEAKALTFELVSQHFSMPIEQAARELNVGVTGMKKRCRELGIPRWPHRKVKNLQTLIDNVQELGKETEEVDGHLTRIVVERLQQTKKLIEERPEVPLDEKTKQLSQACYKENWKRKRGSRPGQHRAS
- the LOC101765599 gene encoding protein RKD3 — its product is MEELQFYEEGNNYHYQGFKLHEDESYFQFQDLSADYQLGEKTWFSYQHFRAISCSQRSSSQDELGCLSEVDFASLWAQVEEDDARRKSKEGDCEKALIKLEPGSGSVQKCAEMQGHRRSVLGKKALTFELVSRHFCMPIKQAAQELNVGVTVLKKRCRELGIPRWPHRKELGKLTEQEDGNLTKSKVESLQQEKKLIEERPEVMLDERTKELRQMCFKEKFKRRQQLIMGHGTW